In Bacillota bacterium, the genomic stretch AAGGGCGGCTAGAACGACAGTTGTCCTGGTTTGTCTAGTAAATCAGGTAACTGTGGACGCCACGTATCCATCCCGATCAGCCGATGGACCCTTTTCGCCTTTTCCTTTTTCCCGTAGAACATTCCTTATGAAACCGGGCCAGAAATTCCGCGTCCTCCCGGGCAAGGTAGTCCACCCCGGCCAGCGATTCCAGGTGGTGGCGCAACTCGTGCCGCACCGTCCTCCGCAGCTCCTGCTCCCATACCCCGCGGGGGCTGTCCCCGAGAAGCGCCGCGAAGGACCCATAGTAAAGGACCACATGCCGGCCCAGGAGGTCGCTCCAGACATACTCTCCCAGGACGAGCAACTCCCCGTCCCGCTTTTCCTCGGGCAGCGCCACAAAACCCCCGTTCAGGTCCCGGCACAACCGGGGAGGAATCTCGTCAACCACTCTGTCCGCCAGCCGCGCGAACTCCTCGAAAGACAGCTCGCGCCGCCTCATCGCTCTCCGGCGCGATCTTCCCTGCGTCACGTCCAATGCCCCTTCCCCTCCATCCGCACCCGCGGCTCGACCAGAACGTTTGGGAAGGTTTTCGACGCCAGGCGGGATTTTCCTGCCAAAAAGGTTTTCACCACCGGGGAGGGTTTTCCTGTAAGAGGTACGCCCGTGTTTTCGCCCACCAGCCAAGGTATGAAGGTAGCGCAACCGGCGCAGGAACCTTGCCTCCCTCAAGTTCTTTTCGGTGGACCTTTTCCTTTTTCCGAAAGCAACTTTACAAAAACTTCCACAAGGTGCGGGTCGAACTGGGTCCCCGCACCCTTTCTTAGCTCCTCCAGGGCCTTCTCGTGCGACAGAGCAGGGCGGTAGGGCCGTTCCGACGTCATCGCGTCATAGGCGTCGGCTATGGCCAGGATGCGGCTCAGGATGTGGATCTCCTCGCCGCGCAGCCCCCGGGGATATCCCTTCCCGTTCCACCGCTCGTGGTGCTGCCGGATGAGTTCCGCCACAGGAACCAGTTCGGGTGAAGAAAGGGCGATCCGGTACCCCACCTCAGGGTGGTGTTTCATTTCCTCCCACTCCTCCTCGGTGAGCACCGAAGGCTTGAAAAGGATGTGCTCCGGCACCCCCAGCTTGCCCACGTCGTGCACGTCCGCCAAAAGGCAAAGGGTATCCAGGTCGCTCCGGGAGAGCCCCACCGCTTTGCCCAGCATACAGGCCAGCTTTTTCACCCGCTCTGTGTGGCCTTCGGCCACGTAATCTTTTTCCGCCAGGGCCGCCTTGAGCACGCGGACGATCGCACGGTACGGCTCCGCCCCCCTGGCGAGCTTGTCCCTGTACATGGCGTCGTCGGCATCCGCATATACCTCCCGCAGCGGGCGGGAAGCATCCTCCACCGTCGCCACCCCCACGGAAACGCTCAAAGGGAGATCCGGGTGCTGCGCGTTGTCCGTCTCTACCGCCTCGATTATGCGTCCAACTACTTCTTCCGCCGTCTTCCGGTCCGTCTGCGGCAGGATCACGGCGAACTCGTCCCCGCCGACCCGGGCCACCACGTCGGACCCGCGGACGCAACCCGCAACTACCTTCGCCGCACGGCGCAGGAGCTCATCGCCCTGCTCGTGGCCCAGGGCATCGTTGACCACCTTGAGGCCGTCGAGGTCGCAAAGGATAAGGCTCACGGGAAAGGAGCGGCCCTTCTCC encodes the following:
- a CDS encoding metallopeptidase family protein, which produces MTQGRSRRRAMRRRELSFEEFARLADRVVDEIPPRLCRDLNGGFVALPEEKRDGELLVLGEYVWSDLLGRHVVLYYGSFAALLGDSPRGVWEQELRRTVRHELRHHLESLAGVDYLAREDAEFLARFHKECSTGKRKRRKGSIG
- a CDS encoding diguanylate cyclase, whose translation is MNSGQGRDGLHRLVDALPEDKIEAARELLEFLLVESGELPLKMSGRWLGLLEKIVDSLPDGVLAIDREGRVVVWNRAVEEMSGVRKEEMLGQGEYAYAVPFFGERRPILVNILLGNGKEWEQEYEKIERRGQVLVGEGFAPCAYGGRGLYFWTLVAPICDEKGNLLGAVQCIRDIGERKKMEDELRYQSMHDALTGLYNRAFFEEEMRRLEKGRSFPVSLILCDLDGLKVVNDALGHEQGDELLRRAAKVVAGCVRGSDVVARVGGDEFAVILPQTDRKTAEEVVGRIIEAVETDNAQHPDLPLSVSVGVATVEDASRPLREVYADADDAMYRDKLARGAEPYRAIVRVLKAALAEKDYVAEGHTERVKKLACMLGKAVGLSRSDLDTLCLLADVHDVGKLGVPEHILFKPSVLTEEEWEEMKHHPEVGYRIALSSPELVPVAELIRQHHERWNGKGYPRGLRGEEIHILSRILAIADAYDAMTSERPYRPALSHEKALEELRKGAGTQFDPHLVEVFVKLLSEKGKGPPKRT